The following are from one region of the Paenibacillus bovis genome:
- a CDS encoding FGGY-family carbohydrate kinase — protein MTQQAYLVFDIGTGNARVAVTDIHGQILAIERADIAYQRDPLYPDACSFVPEILWEQIIGLTRTVLSAVTDARIAGITSTSQRQGIVLIDGQGQPYLGLPNIDNRGREWEAAAGDHQRIYQQTGRTPSALFSGMKLVGLRERRRAQYDVMSRFTSISDWVTYQLSGILVYEPSQASETLLYDVAQADWSLDMCSNFGIDLSTLPPLVPSGTVLGTLTEEIAVQLGLSSTVPVIVGGGDTQLAMASTGAKPGDMVIVSGTTTPIAKVTADYISDPNSVAWINAHTWPGQWLVETNPGITGLNYQRLKSIFYPNESYAVMEQEIGELGDSECVSALGAYLSSEKNARVQGGFLFDAPISDQLSRAHFVRAALYEIAFSVKVNFEQLMQVTPLDNPVIRACGGGLQSRLLAQTLANLLGREIRIAKGYEQASVAGAVALCNTALGYTADADEYSFTSFRPEYNTALEQDYQQWRQTQLFFASQKQALAAEVSAADRHG, from the coding sequence ATGACACAGCAAGCATATCTCGTATTTGATATCGGCACAGGCAATGCACGGGTAGCCGTTACCGATATCCATGGACAGATTCTGGCGATTGAGCGCGCTGATATTGCCTACCAGCGTGATCCTTTATATCCCGATGCCTGCAGCTTTGTACCGGAGATACTATGGGAACAGATTATTGGCTTGACCCGGACAGTTCTGTCAGCTGTAACGGATGCAAGGATTGCCGGTATTACTTCGACCAGTCAGCGTCAGGGTATTGTACTGATCGACGGGCAGGGGCAGCCCTATCTGGGACTGCCCAATATAGATAATCGTGGCCGGGAATGGGAAGCGGCAGCAGGGGATCATCAGCGTATTTACCAACAGACAGGCAGAACGCCATCTGCACTATTTTCAGGTATGAAGCTGGTTGGACTGCGTGAACGGCGGCGTGCCCAATATGACGTTATGAGCCGATTTACCAGTATTAGCGACTGGGTGACGTATCAGTTGAGCGGCATACTGGTATATGAGCCTTCCCAGGCTTCGGAGACGCTGCTGTATGATGTGGCGCAGGCCGACTGGTCTCTGGATATGTGCAGCAACTTTGGTATTGATCTATCCACACTTCCACCGCTGGTACCATCCGGTACCGTTCTCGGTACATTGACAGAAGAGATTGCTGTTCAGCTCGGGCTGTCCAGTACGGTTCCTGTTATTGTCGGCGGAGGAGATACCCAGCTGGCTATGGCCAGTACGGGAGCCAAGCCGGGAGATATGGTTATCGTATCCGGTACGACGACTCCTATTGCCAAAGTAACCGCCGATTATATCAGCGATCCGAATAGTGTTGCCTGGATCAATGCGCATACATGGCCGGGACAATGGCTGGTAGAGACCAATCCCGGTATTACCGGGCTCAATTATCAGCGTCTCAAAAGTATATTTTATCCGAATGAAAGTTATGCAGTCATGGAACAGGAGATTGGTGAACTGGGAGACAGCGAGTGTGTATCTGCACTGGGTGCCTATCTGTCCAGTGAGAAAAATGCACGGGTACAGGGAGGATTTCTGTTTGATGCACCGATCTCCGATCAACTGAGCCGCGCTCATTTTGTACGGGCTGCACTATATGAGATTGCTTTCTCGGTCAAAGTAAACTTTGAACAGCTGATGCAAGTGACGCCGCTGGACAATCCCGTGATCCGCGCCTGCGGCGGCGGTCTGCAGAGTCGATTGCTGGCGCAGACGCTGGCTAATCTGCTGGGCCGGGAAATACGTATTGCCAAAGGCTACGAGCAGGCTTCGGTCGCTGGAGCGGTAGCACTGTGCAATACGGCACTGGGGTATACTGCCGATGCCGACGAGTATTCCTTTACTTCTTTTAGGCCTGAATACAATACTGCACTGGAGCAGGATTATCAGCAGTGGCGGCAGACCCAGCTGTTTTTTGCCAGTCAAAAACAAGCGTTGGCAGCTGAAGTATCGGCAGCAGATAGACACGGCTGA
- a CDS encoding MFS transporter, translated as MNVLDRIGIPKTLAWGYLGVLIFMMGDGLEAGWLSPYLVEQGLSVQDAGLLFTIYGVTLAIASWFSGVFLEAFGAKKSMLLGFLFYVIGTSAFIAFGVSSLNYPLMLITYAVKGFGYPLFAYSFLTWVTYRSPQNRLSTAIGWFWVAYSGGMFVLGAYYSSYAITHLGYMTTLWSAVVLAAVGAVFALLLNRDKLPKKAGNTRETLQELRKGLTIVKTHPKVGLSGIVRIINSVGSYGFPVFLPLHMAQYGIATTTWLNIWGTIFLGNIVFNLLFGIIGDKFGWRQTVMWFGGVGCGIFTLLLYYVPEWTNGNLWMTTIVGFIWGGLLAGYVPIAALAPSVSGGNKGPAMSIVNLGAGLSAFIAPAIAYAFIGTIGAQGVVWVFAILYFISAVITRFITTPEEEAARDRARAGVSRKIA; from the coding sequence ATGAACGTACTGGACCGTATCGGGATTCCCAAAACGCTGGCCTGGGGCTATCTGGGCGTGTTGATCTTTATGATGGGAGATGGACTGGAGGCTGGCTGGCTCAGTCCTTATCTGGTGGAGCAGGGACTGAGTGTGCAGGATGCCGGTCTGCTGTTTACGATTTATGGAGTTACACTGGCGATCGCTTCCTGGTTTTCCGGCGTATTTCTGGAGGCATTTGGTGCCAAGAAATCGATGCTGCTTGGCTTTTTGTTTTATGTTATCGGTACGTCGGCTTTTATCGCTTTCGGTGTCTCATCGCTGAATTATCCGCTTATGCTGATCACCTATGCAGTCAAAGGATTTGGGTATCCGCTGTTTGCCTATTCTTTCCTGACGTGGGTGACGTACCGGAGTCCGCAAAATCGGCTGAGTACCGCGATCGGCTGGTTCTGGGTAGCGTATTCCGGCGGTATGTTCGTACTGGGTGCATACTATTCCAGTTATGCCATTACCCATCTGGGATATATGACAACACTGTGGAGCGCAGTTGTACTCGCAGCGGTTGGTGCCGTATTCGCCTTGCTGCTCAACCGGGATAAGCTTCCCAAAAAAGCAGGCAATACCCGCGAGACCCTGCAGGAGCTGCGCAAAGGATTGACTATTGTCAAAACCCATCCCAAAGTGGGATTGAGCGGTATTGTGCGTATTATTAATAGTGTTGGTTCGTACGGATTCCCGGTATTTCTGCCGCTGCATATGGCGCAGTATGGAATCGCCACCACGACCTGGCTGAATATCTGGGGAACGATTTTCCTTGGTAATATTGTATTCAATCTGCTGTTCGGCATTATTGGTGACAAGTTCGGCTGGAGACAGACGGTCATGTGGTTTGGTGGCGTAGGCTGCGGAATCTTCACACTGCTGCTGTATTATGTACCGGAATGGACAAACGGTAATTTGTGGATGACCACTATTGTCGGCTTTATCTGGGGCGGTCTCCTGGCAGGCTATGTACCGATTGCAGCGCTGGCTCCGTCCGTGTCCGGTGGCAATAAAGGCCCGGCGATGTCGATCGTCAATCTGGGTGCAGGTTTGTCTGCCTTTATCGCGCCGGCGATTGCGTATGCATTTATCGGGACGATTGGAGCACAGGGCGTCGTCTGGGTATTCGCCATCCTGTACTTTATCAGTGCCGTGATTACCCGGTTTATTACTACACCGGAAGAAGAAGCAGCTCGTGACCGGGCCAGGGCAGGAGTGAGTCGCAAGATTGCCTGA
- a CDS encoding response regulator transcription factor → MNDRILLIEDDVSISEMIQVQLIKEGFEISCVYDGEQALEVFSEKMFDMILLDLMLPKLDGIEILKIIRAQSMIPILIMSAKDGDLDKALGLGFGADDYLSKPFSMMELTARIKANLRRAHQYSAPVSSAAHSEKIHIGELNLDTDNFTVYKSEDEIKLTAKEFQILKLFMTHPKKVFTKAQLYTLVWGEDYYGDTNVINVHMRRLREKIEDDPSAPQYIKTLWGIGYKLGEF, encoded by the coding sequence TTGAACGATCGAATTTTGTTGATTGAAGATGATGTATCCATCAGCGAAATGATTCAGGTGCAATTAATCAAAGAAGGATTTGAGATAAGCTGCGTCTATGATGGAGAACAGGCACTTGAAGTATTTTCGGAAAAGATGTTTGATATGATTTTACTTGATTTAATGCTTCCCAAACTGGACGGAATCGAAATTCTGAAAATAATTCGGGCACAAAGCATGATCCCTATCCTGATTATGTCTGCCAAAGACGGAGATCTCGATAAGGCTCTCGGATTAGGGTTTGGCGCAGACGATTATCTGTCCAAACCTTTTTCCATGATGGAACTAACGGCCAGAATAAAAGCCAATCTCCGTCGTGCGCACCAGTATTCCGCTCCGGTCAGTTCTGCTGCACATTCAGAAAAGATTCATATTGGTGAACTGAATCTGGATACCGATAATTTTACCGTCTACAAAAGCGAAGATGAAATCAAACTGACAGCCAAAGAATTTCAGATTCTGAAATTGTTTATGACCCATCCCAAAAAAGTATTTACCAAAGCCCAGCTGTATACTCTGGTCTGGGGAGAAGATTATTATGGCGACACCAATGTGATTAACGTACATATGAGAAGACTGCGCGAGAAGATTGAAGATGACCCATCTGCTCCTCAATATATCAAAACCTTATGGGGAATCGGCTATAAGCTGGGAGAATTTTGA
- a CDS encoding 2-hydroxyacid dehydrogenase, translating into MKILITAPYNERGRQQLAEQFGEVIYRCWKEHGQAYQEQELIQLLQETEADGLIAELDQVTAHVLNEVPSLKFIGVCRGTPSNVDVQLATERGIPVFYTPARNAQAVAEMVVGSLITLLRNVIPSSQWLEAEQWQSGSLTAYLKFKGNELAGKKVGMVGFGAVAQRTAGILRSFPCDIQYYDPYVTSPDPRDRKLTLEALFADSDIVSIHLPVTKETRGLIGEELLSRMQPDSILVNTARSVVVKHRDLVHLLEQKRIRGAIIDVFDQEPPLPQDYELIRLPNVLAIPHLAGATYEVEDHHVEIMNQALLQWFVKNDHSVRTLYNKAILEANSNDTASISRI; encoded by the coding sequence ATGAAAATTCTGATTACTGCACCTTATAACGAGCGAGGACGTCAGCAGCTGGCTGAACAGTTTGGAGAAGTTATTTATCGCTGCTGGAAAGAGCATGGTCAGGCTTATCAGGAGCAAGAACTGATCCAACTGCTGCAGGAGACAGAGGCAGACGGATTGATTGCCGAGCTGGATCAGGTTACGGCGCATGTGCTTAACGAAGTGCCTTCATTAAAATTTATCGGCGTATGCAGGGGAACACCGTCCAACGTAGATGTGCAGCTGGCGACTGAGCGAGGCATTCCTGTATTTTATACTCCGGCACGCAATGCCCAGGCTGTCGCAGAAATGGTGGTAGGAAGCCTGATTACGCTACTACGTAATGTTATTCCATCCAGTCAATGGCTGGAAGCGGAGCAATGGCAAAGCGGCAGTCTCACCGCTTATCTGAAGTTCAAAGGTAACGAGCTGGCCGGCAAAAAGGTCGGCATGGTCGGTTTTGGTGCGGTAGCGCAGCGGACAGCCGGTATACTGCGCAGCTTTCCTTGTGATATTCAGTATTACGATCCGTATGTGACCAGTCCCGATCCGCGTGACCGGAAGCTCACACTGGAAGCGTTATTTGCAGACAGTGATATAGTCTCGATTCACCTGCCGGTTACCAAAGAGACCAGAGGGCTGATTGGAGAAGAATTATTGTCCCGGATGCAGCCGGATTCGATTTTGGTGAATACGGCACGTTCGGTGGTAGTGAAACACAGAGATCTGGTGCATCTGCTGGAGCAGAAACGGATTCGCGGAGCCATTATTGATGTATTCGATCAGGAACCGCCGCTGCCGCAGGATTATGAATTGATTCGCTTGCCCAATGTGCTGGCGATTCCCCATCTGGCCGGGGCTACGTATGAAGTGGAAGATCATCATGTAGAGATTATGAATCAGGCGTTGCTGCAATGGTTTGTGAAAAATGACCATTCTGTACGCACACTGTACAACAAAGCCATACTGGAGGCGAATTCAAATGACACAGCAAGCATATCTCGTATTTGA